The following proteins are co-located in the uncultured Propionivibrio sp. genome:
- a CDS encoding DUF1365 domain-containing protein: MVARPQLCLGNVMHRRLRPVVNAFVYPVFYVRLPLRRLETARCGLFSLDHFNLFSFHRRDHGRRDGSPLLPWIEGLLAEHGLPHDGEIILQTFPRLLGFVFNPVSFWFCHHADGRLIAILAEVNNTFGGTHSYLLHRDGETLADGDELRAEKVFHVSPFNEVVGGYRFRFRLARAVQQACIDYDDGEGALLLTSISGQARAWSAGALFGAFLRMPWMTLGVVLRIHWQALKLWINGVPFRGAHPSRRTFQESTK; this comes from the coding sequence ATGGTCGCGCGCCCGCAACTCTGCCTCGGAAATGTGATGCATCGGCGCCTGCGTCCGGTGGTCAATGCCTTCGTCTATCCGGTGTTCTATGTCCGCTTGCCCTTGCGGAGGCTGGAGACGGCCCGCTGCGGCCTGTTTTCGCTCGATCACTTCAATCTTTTCAGCTTCCATCGCCGCGATCACGGCCGCCGCGACGGCAGTCCCCTGCTGCCGTGGATCGAGGGCCTGCTGGCGGAACACGGACTGCCGCATGACGGCGAGATCATCCTGCAGACATTCCCGCGCCTGCTCGGCTTCGTCTTCAACCCGGTCAGCTTCTGGTTCTGCCACCACGCCGACGGTCGCCTGATCGCGATTCTCGCGGAAGTGAACAACACCTTCGGCGGGACGCACAGCTACCTCTTGCACCGGGACGGCGAGACGCTCGCCGACGGCGATGAACTGCGCGCCGAGAAAGTCTTCCACGTTTCGCCGTTCAACGAGGTGGTCGGCGGTTATCGCTTCCGATTCCGGCTGGCGCGCGCGGTGCAGCAGGCCTGCATTGATTATGACGATGGCGAAGGCGCGCTGTTGCTCACCTCGATTTCCGGCCAAGCCCGCGCGTGGTCGGCGGGCGCGCTGTTCGGCGCCTTCCTGCGCATGCCCTGGATGACGCTCGGCGTCGTCCTTCGCATCCACTGGCAGGCGCTCAAGCTCTGGATCAACGGTGTTCCCTTCCGCGGAGCACATCCCTCTCGCCGCACCTTTCAGGAGTCGACAAAATGA
- a CDS encoding GGDEF domain-containing protein: protein MMTSLHHRKGLWKNPMTVLPKEAPSGLASITAVLTTVLIAGVHYATGTAYEFHLLFLLPVIVVTWRYGTALGLLQAALCTSVWYVSDRAMSLEQASSLQAASFNWLTRTLIFSGLVLGLAQIRKLLIQEAELARKDRLTGLLNRRGFFEATHRLLAYAVRNQVPVAVMFMDVDGFKKVNDVLGHATGDEVLMAIARELEANSRESDVIGRMGGDEFVAVVLDTTPETSVSHARDLSGRLARRMRERGWDIGFSIGIAYYSRPAAKLDTMLPVADRLMYEAKRSGKNAIRMEQVAPD, encoded by the coding sequence ATGATGACTAGCCTGCATCACCGCAAGGGCCTCTGGAAAAACCCGATGACCGTCTTGCCCAAGGAAGCGCCCAGTGGATTGGCCTCGATCACGGCCGTGCTGACGACGGTGCTGATTGCCGGCGTTCACTACGCAACCGGAACAGCCTACGAATTCCATCTGCTGTTTCTGCTGCCGGTCATCGTCGTGACCTGGCGCTATGGAACAGCATTGGGATTGCTTCAGGCGGCCCTGTGCACGAGCGTATGGTACGTCTCCGACCGGGCCATGAGTCTCGAACAGGCGTCATCCTTGCAGGCCGCCTCCTTCAACTGGCTGACCCGCACGCTGATTTTTTCCGGACTGGTGCTTGGCCTGGCTCAGATCCGGAAGTTGCTCATCCAGGAGGCCGAACTGGCGCGCAAGGACCGGCTCACCGGACTGCTCAACCGTCGCGGGTTCTTTGAGGCGACGCACCGTCTGCTTGCCTATGCCGTTCGCAATCAGGTTCCCGTCGCCGTGATGTTCATGGATGTCGATGGATTCAAGAAGGTGAACGATGTGCTCGGCCATGCCACCGGCGACGAGGTCCTGATGGCGATTGCGCGGGAACTGGAAGCCAACTCGCGCGAATCCGATGTCATCGGACGGATGGGCGGCGACGAGTTTGTCGCAGTCGTGCTCGATACGACGCCGGAGACCTCGGTCAGCCATGCGCGCGATCTGAGCGGAAGACTGGCCCGTCGCATGCGCGAGCGCGGCTGGGATATCGGCTTCAGTATCGGTATCGCCTATTACAGCCGGCCGGCGGCGAAGCTCGACACGATGCTCCCGGTGGCGGATCGCCTGATGTATGAGGCCAAGCGCTCCGGGAAAAATGCTATTCGGATGGAGCAGGTCGCGCCCGACTGA
- a CDS encoding Dps family protein codes for MSAKKTKKSVIDIGISVDERAEIAQGLSRLLADSYSLYLMTHNFHWNVKGPMFNTLHVMFMQQYTEQWNALDLIAERIRALDFPAPGTYREFQKLSSIKEVAGVPKAVEMIRLLVSAQEATARTARSLLAVADKANDQPTLDLLTQRLDVHEKTAWMLRSMLEE; via the coding sequence ATGTCCGCGAAGAAAACGAAAAAATCCGTCATTGACATCGGCATCAGCGTCGACGAGCGCGCCGAGATCGCCCAGGGGCTGTCGCGACTGCTGGCCGACAGCTACTCGCTCTATCTCATGACGCACAACTTCCACTGGAACGTGAAGGGGCCGATGTTCAATACGCTCCATGTCATGTTCATGCAGCAGTACACCGAGCAGTGGAATGCGCTCGACCTGATCGCCGAGCGTATCCGCGCGCTCGATTTCCCGGCGCCGGGCACCTATCGGGAATTCCAGAAGCTGTCGTCGATCAAGGAGGTGGCCGGGGTGCCGAAGGCGGTCGAGATGATCCGCCTGCTGGTCTCGGCGCAGGAAGCGACGGCGCGCACGGCGCGCAGCCTGCTGGCGGTCGCCGACAAGGCCAACGACCAGCCGACGCTGGATCTGCTGACGCAGCGCCTCGACGTGCATGAGAAGACCGCCTGGATGCTGCGCAGCATGCTCGAAGAATAG
- the hflX gene encoding GTPase HflX produces the protein MQANVSENPRYAVVAAVQRPTVSDTEFEASLAELRDLAKTLGFKVVHTFTQKRPGFDTTAYLGAGKREEVRRFVNHEPAIDDVGLAASYDSDVVIDAILVDHEISPSQARNLELEVGCEVMDRTMVILEIFHRNARSRAARAQVEIARLGYMAPRLREAAKLAGPQGRQRSGVGGRGAGESHTELDRRKIRDRIAELQEEIVAMDAERKIQRSRRQERQGLACTALVGYTNAGKSTLMRALTGSEVLVANKLFATLDTTVRTLQPESVPRVLVSDTVGFIKNLPHELVASFKSTLEEALDASLLLHVVDASDPGFERQLEVTDTVLAEIGASEVPRLLVFNKIDCVGDSVAQDEREAALRERYPECVVMSARRPDDVARLRLMIVRFFQKDLVETELFLPWSAQQFRGELYASCEVLEERAEPEGAVFRVRGEHDTLESLRARFSQMS, from the coding sequence ATGCAGGCAAACGTTAGCGAAAATCCCAGGTATGCCGTGGTGGCTGCCGTCCAACGACCGACGGTGAGCGACACCGAATTCGAAGCGTCGCTCGCCGAATTGCGCGATCTCGCCAAAACCTTGGGGTTCAAGGTTGTTCATACCTTTACGCAGAAGCGTCCGGGCTTCGATACGACGGCTTATCTGGGGGCCGGAAAGCGCGAGGAAGTACGACGTTTTGTAAACCACGAGCCGGCGATCGATGATGTTGGCTTGGCGGCATCCTATGACAGCGATGTTGTCATCGACGCCATCCTGGTGGACCATGAAATTTCGCCGTCGCAGGCCCGGAATCTTGAACTCGAGGTCGGCTGCGAGGTGATGGACCGTACCATGGTCATTCTCGAGATCTTCCATCGTAACGCCCGCTCCCGCGCCGCCAGAGCCCAGGTGGAAATTGCGCGTCTTGGCTACATGGCGCCGCGCCTGCGCGAAGCGGCAAAGCTCGCCGGACCGCAGGGACGACAGCGCAGCGGCGTCGGCGGCCGCGGCGCCGGCGAGTCGCATACCGAACTGGACCGCCGCAAGATCCGCGACCGGATCGCCGAACTCCAGGAAGAGATCGTCGCCATGGACGCCGAGCGGAAGATACAGCGCTCGCGGCGACAGGAGCGTCAGGGACTGGCGTGCACCGCGCTCGTCGGTTACACCAACGCCGGAAAATCGACGCTCATGCGCGCGCTCACCGGAAGCGAGGTCCTGGTCGCCAACAAGCTCTTCGCCACACTGGATACGACGGTGCGTACGCTTCAGCCCGAGAGCGTCCCGCGCGTGCTCGTCAGCGATACCGTCGGCTTCATCAAGAACCTGCCGCACGAATTGGTGGCCTCTTTCAAATCGACGCTGGAAGAAGCGCTCGACGCTTCGCTGTTGCTGCACGTCGTCGATGCCAGCGATCCCGGGTTCGAACGTCAGCTTGAGGTGACCGATACGGTACTCGCCGAAATCGGCGCCAGCGAGGTGCCGCGCCTGCTGGTCTTCAACAAGATCGATTGCGTCGGCGACAGCGTCGCGCAGGACGAACGCGAGGCGGCGCTCAGGGAACGCTACCCGGAGTGTGTCGTGATGAGCGCCCGTCGTCCGGACGACGTCGCCCGGCTGCGTCTGATGATCGTCCGCTTTTTCCAGAAGGATCTCGTCGAAACCGAACTGTTCCTTCCCTGGTCGGCTCAGCAGTTTCGCGGCGAACTCTACGCCAGTTGCGAAGTGCTGGAAGAGCGCGCTGAACCCGAGGGCGCCGTTTTCCGTGTCCGTGGCGAACACGACACGCTGGAAAGCCTGCGCGCGCGGTTTTCCCAGATGTCATGA
- a CDS encoding FAD-dependent oxidoreductase: protein MNAAQPEKQRIAVVGAGISGLSAAWLLSRRHEVTVFEAGDYLGGHTNTVDVTLAGVTHPVDTGFLVFNERTYPNLIAMFALLGVDSVETEMTFSVSLRHPDLEWAGNNLATLFGQPRNLFRRRFWSMLADIIRFNRESVAWLAGHPDSALSLRTFLAERAYSAAFADWYLLPMAAAIWSCPAAQMLDMPLATFIRFCDNHGLLQVFNRPKWRTVRGGGREYVKRLAAGIDDIRLGCPVRAVTRDDNGLRVAYAGGEEVFDQVVMACHSDQSLAILGATASAAQRKVLAAIRYQRNRAVLHTDAGLLPRSRRLWAAWNYFAGDGTPGMQPVGVSYLINRLQPLPFDTPVVVTLNPAREPDPAKVIAEFDYAHPVFDAAAIAAQQRLAGVQGDNGIWLAGAWGSYGFHEDGLKSGLRVANLLGVKAPWQGGDESSAR, encoded by the coding sequence ATGAATGCCGCGCAACCGGAGAAGCAGCGCATTGCCGTCGTCGGCGCCGGGATTTCCGGGCTTTCCGCCGCGTGGCTGTTGTCGCGCCGCCATGAAGTGACGGTCTTCGAGGCCGGCGATTATCTCGGCGGACACACGAACACGGTGGATGTCACCCTGGCCGGCGTGACGCATCCGGTCGACACCGGTTTTCTCGTCTTCAACGAGCGCACCTATCCCAATCTCATCGCGATGTTCGCGTTGCTCGGCGTCGACAGCGTCGAAACGGAGATGACATTTTCGGTCAGCCTCCGGCATCCCGATCTGGAGTGGGCGGGCAATAATCTGGCCACGCTCTTCGGACAGCCGCGTAATCTGTTCCGTCGTCGTTTCTGGAGCATGCTGGCGGACATCATCCGCTTCAATCGCGAAAGCGTCGCCTGGCTGGCTGGCCATCCCGACAGCGCGCTGTCGCTGCGGACCTTTCTCGCCGAGCGTGCTTATTCGGCAGCCTTCGCCGACTGGTACCTGTTGCCGATGGCGGCGGCGATCTGGTCCTGCCCGGCTGCCCAGATGCTCGACATGCCGCTCGCCACCTTCATCCGCTTCTGCGACAACCACGGTCTGCTGCAGGTTTTCAATCGGCCGAAGTGGCGTACGGTCAGGGGCGGCGGACGCGAGTACGTGAAGAGGCTCGCCGCCGGGATCGATGACATTCGCCTGGGCTGTCCGGTGCGTGCTGTCACGCGCGATGACAACGGACTGCGCGTCGCCTACGCCGGCGGTGAGGAAGTGTTCGACCAGGTAGTCATGGCCTGCCACAGCGACCAGTCGCTTGCCATCCTTGGCGCCACTGCCAGCGCCGCGCAGCGCAAGGTGCTGGCGGCGATCCGTTACCAGCGCAACCGGGCGGTGCTGCATACCGACGCGGGTCTGTTGCCGCGCTCGCGCCGCCTATGGGCCGCCTGGAATTATTTCGCCGGCGACGGTACGCCCGGCATGCAGCCGGTCGGCGTGTCCTATCTGATCAACCGCTTGCAACCGCTGCCGTTCGACACGCCCGTCGTGGTCACGCTGAATCCCGCACGCGAACCCGATCCCGCCAAGGTCATCGCCGAGTTCGACTATGCCCATCCGGTCTTCGACGCCGCAGCGATCGCCGCGCAGCAGCGACTGGCCGGGGTGCAGGGTGACAACGGGATTTGGCTGGCCGGCGCCTGGGGCAGCTACGGTTTTCACGAAGACGGCCTCAAGTCCGGGCTGCGGGTCGCCAATCTGCTCGGCGTCAAGGCGCCGTGGCAAGGCGGCGACGAGTCGTCGGCGCGGTGA
- a CDS encoding cyclopropane-fatty-acyl-phospholipid synthase family protein — protein MNPAFDDALTLPQTAALTRETRIVFGLLEHLRGGLLEIRLPGGARMLFGDGEGAVTLQIHDEAVFARVLTRGDIGLAEAYLDGQWDSPDVAGLLALLARNRGGLAKAIYGSWRQLLSARLRHWLNGNSRAGSKRNIMSHYDLGNEFYRLWLDASMSYSAAIFRREDDGSLLAAQHAKYRRILDRLQAECGDHVLEIGCGWGGFAELAVAEGLRVTGLTLSPAQLEWAQGRVPEADLRLQDYRDTRESYDHVVSIEMFEAVGEKWWPAYFSTVAKALKTTGRAVIQSITIDDALFAAYRRGTDFIQQYVFPGGMLPSRSAFREAAARQGLQVVDEFAFGRDYARTLAEWRAAFDARWPQIAALGFDENFRRLWRFYLAYCEAGFLAGNVDVVQFELVRR, from the coding sequence ATGAATCCCGCCTTCGACGACGCGTTAACGTTGCCCCAAACCGCTGCCCTGACCCGCGAGACGCGGATCGTTTTCGGCCTGCTTGAACACCTGCGCGGCGGCCTGCTCGAGATCCGCCTGCCGGGCGGCGCGCGGATGCTGTTCGGCGACGGCGAGGGCGCCGTGACGCTGCAGATTCACGACGAGGCGGTGTTCGCCCGCGTGCTCACCCGCGGCGATATCGGGTTGGCCGAGGCCTATCTCGACGGGCAGTGGGATTCGCCCGACGTCGCCGGCCTGCTCGCCCTGCTGGCGCGCAACCGCGGCGGGCTCGCCAAGGCGATCTACGGCTCCTGGCGGCAACTGCTCTCGGCCCGCTTGCGCCACTGGCTCAATGGCAACAGCCGCGCCGGCAGCAAGCGCAACATCATGTCGCACTACGACCTCGGCAATGAGTTCTACCGCTTGTGGCTTGACGCGAGCATGAGCTATTCGGCGGCGATCTTCCGCCGCGAAGACGATGGCTCGCTGCTCGCGGCGCAGCATGCCAAGTACCGCCGCATCCTCGACCGACTGCAGGCGGAATGCGGCGATCATGTGCTGGAGATCGGCTGCGGCTGGGGTGGCTTCGCCGAACTCGCCGTCGCCGAGGGTTTGCGCGTCACCGGCCTGACACTGTCGCCGGCGCAGTTGGAATGGGCGCAAGGGCGCGTGCCAGAGGCCGATCTTCGCCTGCAGGATTACCGCGATACGCGTGAGTCATACGATCACGTCGTTTCGATCGAGATGTTCGAGGCGGTCGGCGAGAAGTGGTGGCCGGCGTATTTCTCGACGGTGGCGAAGGCGCTCAAGACGACAGGTCGGGCGGTGATCCAGAGCATCACGATCGATGACGCGCTCTTCGCCGCCTATCGGCGCGGCACCGACTTCATCCAGCAGTATGTCTTTCCGGGCGGTATGCTGCCGTCGCGCAGCGCCTTCCGCGAGGCGGCCGCGCGCCAGGGGCTGCAGGTGGTCGACGAGTTCGCCTTCGGGCGCGACTATGCGCGCACGCTGGCCGAATGGCGCGCCGCCTTCGACGCGCGTTGGCCGCAGATCGCCGCGCTCGGTTTCGACGAGAACTTCCGCCGCCTGTGGCGCTTCTATCTCGCCTACTGCGAGGCCGGCTTCCTTGCCGGTAATGTCGATGTCGTCCAGTTCGAACTTGTCCGCCGCTGA
- a CDS encoding AraC family transcriptional regulator, producing MQQPASTLATLWQIILRLIEKQGLDAEQFSRELGISAEVLRDPTARLPSRLTDRAFAKAEAVLANPAFALRAAECWHPSNLGIIGFAWLSSRTLHTGLKRMERFSRILGSRFSYRCAMEERGLRFVYDHGRGDWDVGHAMTDFSLSILVDMCRTNIGHRLEPLEVTLRRPQPADTSPWRVFFGCKVRFGADEDSFLLDGETANAPLPTVNVPLANTFDAILTEQLATVFNDDIVSRCKAFLLRELTSGEPSAAALALALCMSQRSLQRRLAALGLTFQGILDETRHELARRYLDDSSKSVTEITFLLGFSEQSAFTRAFRRWSGMSPTGYRENGVFAH from the coding sequence ATGCAACAACCGGCAAGCACGCTGGCCACGCTTTGGCAAATCATCCTGCGCCTGATCGAAAAACAGGGGCTCGACGCGGAACAGTTTTCCCGTGAACTCGGCATCAGCGCGGAAGTGCTGCGCGACCCGACGGCGCGCCTGCCGAGTCGCCTGACCGACCGCGCCTTTGCCAAAGCCGAGGCCGTGCTTGCAAACCCGGCCTTTGCGCTGCGGGCGGCAGAATGCTGGCATCCGTCGAACCTCGGCATCATCGGCTTTGCCTGGCTTTCAAGCCGCACCCTGCATACGGGACTGAAGCGGATGGAGCGTTTTTCGCGGATTCTCGGCAGCCGCTTCAGCTACCGTTGCGCCATGGAAGAGCGCGGACTTCGCTTCGTCTATGACCACGGTCGCGGCGATTGGGATGTCGGCCATGCCATGACTGATTTTTCCCTGTCGATTCTCGTCGACATGTGCCGGACAAACATCGGCCACCGTCTGGAGCCGCTTGAAGTTACGCTACGTCGCCCGCAACCGGCCGATACATCGCCGTGGCGGGTTTTTTTCGGCTGCAAGGTCCGGTTTGGCGCCGATGAAGACAGTTTTCTGCTGGATGGAGAAACGGCCAACGCACCGTTGCCGACCGTCAACGTGCCGCTGGCGAACACGTTCGACGCAATTCTCACCGAACAGCTCGCCACCGTGTTCAATGACGATATCGTCAGTCGGTGCAAGGCATTCCTGTTGCGGGAGCTGACTTCGGGCGAGCCTTCCGCCGCCGCGCTGGCGTTGGCATTGTGCATGAGCCAACGCAGCCTCCAGCGGCGCCTCGCCGCGCTCGGCCTGACGTTCCAGGGCATTCTTGACGAGACCCGGCATGAACTGGCGCGTCGCTATCTTGATGACAGCAGCAAATCGGTGACCGAGATCACCTTCCTGCTGGGATTTTCCGAGCAGAGCGCATTCACGCGGGCTTTCCGGCGCTGGAGCGGCATGTCGCCGACCGGGTACAGAGAAAATGGCGTGTTTGCACACTGA
- a CDS encoding EAL domain-containing protein, which yields MQTAIPSTIAPSSRHEAVRGDERDAMTGLWNRSVMQKLAEPMALHSRLHGGYMAVVWLDLDRFQHINHALGDAGGDHVIKIVAERIRLSASPAGELIRVGNDEFVVLIPGCSHRLAIRCCRTWLREVRKPLRIGGESFRLSTSIGLALWRDGERMSTVLARADHARSLAKTNGGDRIAYIGGLDVEAVVVGAREHLRIENALHDALDADSLEQAYQPLVTATGEIEAIEALVRCGSDWAYSVAPARLVQIAEASGKIVQLGKWALKLGIRRAEWLMAQGLPTKVAINVSASQIGSASFSSMLNRMLDDSVLPPDLLELELTESAFFGASTIVWENLRAIRKAGVSLAIDDFGTGYSSLASLRDIPATKIKLDRSFIARLPGDDRTFSIVTSLTRLAHDLGMCVVAEGIETTAQAVATVAAGVDAFQGFHYAPPMTADELLGWMARRVPAADDHHRSRRRNDD from the coding sequence ATGCAAACGGCAATCCCTTCCACAATCGCCCCGTCATCACGACACGAAGCCGTGCGGGGGGACGAGCGCGACGCCATGACCGGTTTGTGGAATCGCAGCGTCATGCAAAAGCTCGCCGAACCCATGGCGCTGCATTCCAGGCTGCATGGCGGCTATATGGCGGTGGTCTGGCTGGATCTGGATCGCTTTCAGCACATCAACCACGCACTCGGCGACGCCGGCGGCGACCACGTCATCAAGATCGTCGCCGAGCGCATCCGCCTTTCCGCCTCGCCGGCCGGCGAGTTGATCCGCGTCGGCAATGACGAGTTCGTGGTTCTGATTCCCGGGTGTTCGCACCGCCTGGCGATTCGCTGCTGCCGCACCTGGTTGCGCGAAGTCAGGAAGCCGTTACGCATCGGTGGCGAGTCGTTCCGTCTGTCGACCAGCATTGGTCTGGCGCTTTGGCGTGACGGGGAAAGGATGTCGACGGTGCTGGCGCGCGCAGATCATGCGCGCAGCCTCGCCAAGACAAACGGAGGCGACCGCATTGCGTATATCGGCGGGTTGGATGTCGAGGCGGTCGTCGTTGGCGCGCGAGAACATCTGCGTATCGAGAACGCGCTGCATGACGCGCTCGACGCGGACAGCCTGGAACAAGCCTATCAACCGTTGGTGACGGCCACCGGAGAGATCGAGGCCATCGAAGCGCTGGTACGTTGCGGCAGCGATTGGGCGTATTCCGTTGCGCCGGCAAGATTGGTACAGATCGCCGAGGCATCGGGAAAAATAGTTCAACTCGGAAAATGGGCGCTCAAGCTGGGTATCCGGCGCGCCGAATGGTTGATGGCGCAAGGCCTTCCGACCAAGGTCGCCATCAATGTGTCGGCGTCGCAAATCGGCTCGGCAAGCTTCTCGTCGATGCTGAACAGGATGCTCGATGACAGCGTATTGCCGCCGGATCTGCTTGAGCTCGAATTGACCGAGTCGGCATTTTTTGGCGCATCGACGATTGTCTGGGAGAACCTCCGGGCGATACGCAAGGCCGGCGTGTCATTGGCGATCGATGACTTTGGCACGGGATATTCGTCACTCGCCAGCCTGCGGGATATCCCGGCGACCAAGATCAAGCTGGATCGCTCATTCATCGCGCGGCTCCCCGGCGACGACCGGACCTTTTCAATCGTCACTTCGCTGACACGCCTGGCCCATGACCTGGGCATGTGCGTGGTAGCGGAGGGAATCGAGACAACCGCCCAGGCCGTTGCGACAGTGGCGGCAGGGGTCGACGCGTTCCAGGGATTTCATTACGCGCCGCCCATGACGGCCGACGAACTGCTCGGCTGGATGGCCCGCCGCGTGCCGGCAGCCGATGATCACCATCGATCCCGGAGACGCAATGATGACTAG
- the dbpA gene encoding ATP-dependent RNA helicase DbpA: MTDFSESPAAGEAPSFDTLSLSPGLRAALEQLEYTTMTPIQAASLPIALAGHDLIAQAKTGSGKTAAFAITLLTNLNPRRFAVQAMVLCPTRELAEQVTQEIRRLARFEDNIKVLSLCGGTPIGPQRGSLEHGAHIVVGTPGRLMDHLERGSLRLDALNTLVLDEADRMLDMGFFDDIVYVAEHCPPHRQTLLFSATYPEGIERLAKQFLRQPKEVKLLEQHENSKIRQRFYEVKHEERLQAVTTLLKHYRPVSTLAFCNTKQQCRDLLDVLHANGFSALTLNGDLEQRERDQVLIQFANRSCSVLVATDVAARGLDIDRLEAVINVDVTPDPEIHVHRIGRTGRADEDGWAFSLCSPRDRRRVDTIARLTGIEPEWHTLGSLQSGNDAALHPPMVTLQILGGRKEKIRPGDVLGALTAEASGTRTFTREQVGKITVTEQSTYVAVARELAGEAVRKLATGKVKGKIVKVRALDH; this comes from the coding sequence ATGACCGATTTTTCCGAGTCCCCCGCAGCCGGCGAAGCACCCAGCTTTGACACGCTTTCGCTGTCGCCCGGCCTGCGTGCCGCGCTCGAGCAACTCGAATACACGACGATGACGCCGATCCAGGCGGCCAGCCTGCCGATCGCGCTGGCCGGGCACGACCTGATCGCGCAAGCCAAGACCGGTAGCGGCAAGACGGCCGCCTTCGCCATCACGCTGCTGACCAATCTCAACCCGCGCCGCTTTGCCGTTCAGGCGATGGTGCTCTGCCCAACGCGCGAACTCGCCGAGCAGGTGACGCAGGAGATCCGTCGGCTGGCGCGCTTCGAGGACAACATCAAGGTGCTGTCGCTGTGCGGCGGCACCCCGATCGGTCCGCAACGCGGCAGCCTGGAACACGGTGCGCATATCGTTGTCGGCACGCCGGGGCGCCTCATGGATCATCTGGAGCGCGGCAGCCTGCGCCTCGATGCGCTCAATACGCTGGTGCTCGACGAGGCCGACCGCATGCTCGACATGGGCTTTTTCGACGACATCGTGTATGTCGCCGAGCACTGTCCGCCGCATCGCCAGACCCTGCTTTTTTCGGCGACTTATCCCGAGGGCATCGAACGGCTGGCAAAGCAGTTCCTGCGCCAGCCGAAGGAGGTCAAGTTGCTGGAGCAGCATGAGAACAGCAAGATCCGCCAGCGATTCTACGAGGTCAAGCACGAGGAGCGCTTGCAGGCCGTGACGACGCTGCTCAAGCACTATCGGCCCGTCAGCACGCTGGCATTCTGCAACACCAAGCAGCAGTGCCGCGATCTGCTCGACGTTCTCCATGCCAACGGGTTTAGCGCGCTGACGCTGAACGGCGATCTGGAGCAACGCGAGCGCGATCAGGTGCTGATCCAGTTCGCCAATCGCAGTTGTTCGGTGCTGGTGGCCACGGACGTCGCCGCCCGCGGTCTGGACATCGACCGGCTCGAAGCCGTTATCAACGTCGATGTCACGCCCGATCCTGAAATCCATGTTCACCGCATCGGCCGTACCGGCCGCGCCGACGAGGACGGCTGGGCATTCAGCCTGTGCAGTCCGCGCGACCGGCGCCGCGTCGACACCATCGCCCGACTGACCGGCATTGAACCTGAATGGCATACGCTCGGATCGCTGCAGAGCGGCAATGACGCAGCACTGCATCCGCCGATGGTCACCTTGCAGATTCTCGGCGGCCGCAAGGAGAAGATCCGTCCCGGCGACGTCCTCGGCGCATTGACGGCCGAAGCGTCCGGAACGCGCACCTTCACCCGCGAGCAGGTCGGCAAGATCACCGTCACCGAGCAATCCACCTATGTCGCCGTGGCGCGCGAACTCGCCGGCGAGGCCGTGCGCAAGCTGGCGACCGGCAAGGTCAAGGGCAAGATCGTCAAAGTGCGTGCCCTGGATCACTGA
- a CDS encoding MerR family transcriptional regulator → METVGYTIAAVERDTGLSKDVLRMWERRYGFPTPERDANGERVYPAAQVDRLRLIKRLMDQGHRPGKLMATPDPELERLRPRRPAPEVDGLAAGQGTVLEDLLRLIREHNASGYVHALQQRLSRDGLHRFVQDIVAPLTGRVGQAWENGEIEVFEEHLFTELSKRVLRQAIAGLPTGAGSPRVMLTSVPDEQHVLGLLMIEALLALDGAECIPLGTQTPLLEIARAAEAHRVDIVALSFSVAFPARKIPAILQQLRGLLPDGVELWAGGGGVAHLSPPPGVCLLKDLPQGVRALGEWRTRHTPG, encoded by the coding sequence ATGGAGACCGTCGGCTATACCATTGCTGCCGTGGAACGCGACACCGGACTGTCGAAAGACGTTCTCCGCATGTGGGAACGGCGCTACGGCTTCCCGACACCGGAACGCGACGCGAACGGCGAACGCGTCTACCCTGCTGCACAGGTCGACCGGCTGCGCCTGATCAAACGCCTGATGGATCAGGGACATCGGCCGGGAAAGCTGATGGCGACGCCGGACCCGGAACTCGAACGGCTGCGCCCCCGCCGCCCGGCGCCCGAGGTCGACGGGCTGGCTGCCGGACAAGGCACGGTGCTCGAAGACCTCCTCAGGCTGATCAGGGAGCACAACGCCAGCGGCTACGTGCACGCGCTGCAGCAGCGTCTCTCGCGCGACGGTTTGCACCGTTTTGTCCAGGACATCGTCGCGCCGCTGACCGGCCGGGTCGGGCAGGCCTGGGAGAATGGCGAAATCGAAGTCTTCGAGGAGCACCTGTTCACCGAACTCAGCAAACGGGTATTGCGGCAGGCGATTGCCGGCCTGCCCACGGGCGCGGGTTCGCCGCGCGTCATGCTGACCAGCGTGCCGGACGAACAGCACGTCCTCGGCTTGCTGATGATTGAGGCGCTGCTGGCGCTCGACGGTGCCGAATGCATCCCGCTCGGCACCCAGACGCCCCTGCTCGAAATCGCCCGCGCCGCCGAGGCGCATCGCGTCGACATCGTCGCCCTGTCCTTCTCGGTCGCTTTTCCAGCCCGGAAGATTCCGGCGATCCTGCAACAACTGCGCGGATTGTTGCCGGACGGCGTCGAACTCTGGGCCGGTGGCGGCGGCGTCGCGCATCTGTCGCCACCGCCCGGCGTCTGCCTGCTGAAAGACCTACCACAAGGCGTACGCGCACTCGGCGAATGGCGAACCCGGCACACGCCGGGCTGA